One Desulfonatronovibrio hydrogenovorans DSM 9292 DNA segment encodes these proteins:
- a CDS encoding MoaD/ThiS family protein, translating into MKIQVTCFATLARYSPQGGVLEVNPGATPQDVLDLLAIPGNEVKIVFVNGQNSGRDVLLQENDRVGIFPAIGGG; encoded by the coding sequence ATGAAGATCCAAGTCACCTGCTTTGCCACCCTGGCCAGGTATTCCCCTCAAGGGGGTGTTTTGGAGGTAAATCCCGGAGCCACCCCTCAAGACGTCCTGGATTTGCTTGCAATCCCTGGAAATGAAGTCAAGATCGTTTTTGTCAATGGACAAAACTCCGGCAGAGATGTCCTGCTCCAGGAGAATGACCGGGTAGGTATCTTTCCGGCCATTGGAGGCGGCTGA
- a CDS encoding aldehyde ferredoxin oxidoreductase family protein produces the protein MARLLRINTRTKKVTEDTLAGDYAGLGGRGLTSRIVRKEVPPTCHPLSAANKLIVAPGLLTGTTAANTGRLSVGGKSPLTGTIKESNAGGTFSQKLARLDIMGLVLEDKPDPDAAFQVIFISKNGVQLTEVPEISGLGTYDASTKLFEKFGSKVGIMVIGPAGENSRLASSIQFTDPKGNPSRAAGRGGLGALMGSKKIKAIVIDSQDAKAPEVADKEAFKAAAKRWAEILVSHPVTGQGLPSYGTSILINIINEAGTLPTKNFRDGRFDKAADISGEKMVELINQRKGVAKEGCHAGCVIQCSQKYCDENGQYLTSGFEYETVWAFGSNLLISNMDHIAHLDRLCDDLGLDTIETGTTVAMAMEAGVIPWGDGLAAIDLLKRIYDPKDYLGAIIGNGTAFTAEAFGVDRVPVVKKQSLPAYDPRAAKGVGVTYATTPMGADHTAGYAICQNILKVGGDIDPLGKQGNVEVSKNLQIATAAVDATGFCLFVAFAVLDTDDALDTIAKLISSRFGISFTADDIGKTGIEILKDEYSFNRDAGFTKAHDQLPDFFIQEELPPHKVKWDFTVDELQKAKVEI, from the coding sequence ATGGCCAGACTTCTTCGCATCAACACCCGAACCAAAAAGGTTACCGAGGATACCCTGGCCGGTGACTATGCCGGTCTGGGAGGCAGAGGACTCACTTCCCGCATCGTCCGCAAGGAGGTTCCACCGACCTGTCATCCTTTGAGTGCAGCCAACAAGCTCATTGTTGCGCCCGGACTGCTCACCGGAACCACTGCAGCCAATACCGGCCGCCTTTCGGTTGGAGGCAAGTCGCCCCTGACAGGAACCATCAAGGAATCCAATGCCGGAGGCACGTTTTCCCAGAAACTGGCCAGACTGGATATAATGGGACTGGTCCTTGAAGACAAGCCTGACCCTGATGCGGCCTTTCAGGTCATATTCATCAGCAAAAACGGGGTCCAGCTCACTGAAGTTCCCGAAATTTCCGGCCTGGGAACCTATGACGCCTCAACAAAACTTTTTGAAAAGTTCGGCAGCAAGGTCGGCATCATGGTTATTGGACCGGCAGGGGAAAACAGCCGGCTGGCTTCTTCAATCCAGTTCACCGACCCCAAAGGCAATCCCAGCCGGGCTGCAGGCCGGGGAGGCCTGGGCGCCCTCATGGGATCCAAAAAAATCAAGGCCATTGTCATCGATTCCCAGGATGCCAAGGCACCTGAGGTGGCAGACAAGGAAGCCTTTAAGGCTGCGGCCAAAAGATGGGCCGAGATCCTGGTCAGCCATCCCGTGACCGGCCAGGGACTGCCATCATACGGGACTTCGATCCTTATTAACATCATTAACGAAGCCGGCACCCTGCCCACCAAGAACTTCCGGGATGGACGCTTTGACAAGGCTGCGGACATCAGCGGAGAAAAAATGGTTGAACTCATAAACCAGAGAAAGGGAGTGGCCAAAGAGGGATGCCATGCCGGATGCGTTATCCAGTGCTCCCAGAAGTATTGCGATGAAAATGGCCAATACCTGACTTCAGGCTTCGAATATGAAACTGTCTGGGCCTTTGGCTCCAACCTGCTCATCAGCAACATGGACCATATCGCCCACCTGGACCGGTTATGCGACGATCTCGGACTGGACACCATTGAAACCGGGACCACCGTGGCCATGGCCATGGAGGCCGGGGTGATCCCCTGGGGTGACGGTCTGGCCGCCATTGACCTGTTGAAAAGAATTTACGATCCCAAGGACTATCTGGGAGCCATTATCGGCAATGGCACGGCCTTTACAGCCGAAGCCTTTGGAGTGGACCGGGTTCCGGTGGTCAAGAAACAGTCCCTGCCGGCCTATGACCCCAGGGCTGCCAAAGGGGTCGGGGTAACCTACGCCACCACACCCATGGGGGCTGATCATACAGCTGGATATGCCATCTGCCAGAATATCCTCAAGGTCGGAGGTGATATTGATCCCCTGGGCAAGCAGGGCAATGTTGAAGTCTCAAAAAACCTGCAGATCGCAACCGCTGCTGTGGATGCCACCGGATTCTGCCTGTTTGTGGCCTTTGCCGTGCTGGATACCGACGATGCCCTGGATACCATTGCCAAGCTGATCAGCTCCAGGTTCGGTATCAGTTTTACAGCCGATGACATCGGCAAAACCGGCATTGAGATCCTTAAGGACGAATACTCCTTCAACCGGGATGCAGGCTTTACCAAGGCCCATGACCAGCTCCCCGACTTCTTTATCCAGGAAGAACTGCCGCCCCACAAGGTCAAGTGGGATTTCACGGTTGACGAACTGCAAAAGGCTAAAGTAGAAATCTGA
- a CDS encoding XTP/dITP diphosphatase has product MTLKDKQIIVLASRNKGKIQEISQILKSVLPDIQVKGLDEFPGIGDIPETGTTFEENALIKARTVARLTGLPAIADDSGIAVPALGGDPGVYSARYAGEQATDQENNHKLLEKMKNTSGKNRRAAFVCSMVAVTPDDHILSVRGEWPGLIAESPRGTMGFGYDPIFFDPELGLHAAEMTPEQKNSRSHRGKALKHLAADWPGFAQKIQKTEK; this is encoded by the coding sequence ATGACCTTAAAAGACAAACAGATAATTGTTCTGGCATCCAGAAACAAAGGTAAAATCCAGGAAATCAGTCAGATCCTTAAATCCGTTCTTCCGGACATCCAGGTCAAGGGACTTGATGAATTTCCCGGAATCGGAGACATCCCTGAAACCGGGACCACCTTTGAGGAAAATGCCCTGATCAAGGCCAGAACTGTGGCCCGGCTGACCGGACTCCCTGCCATTGCAGATGATTCAGGGATTGCTGTCCCGGCCCTGGGTGGTGATCCAGGAGTTTACTCAGCCAGATATGCCGGAGAACAGGCTACCGACCAGGAGAACAATCACAAGCTTCTGGAAAAAATGAAGAACACCTCAGGAAAAAACCGTAGAGCCGCTTTTGTCTGTTCCATGGTTGCAGTAACTCCTGATGACCACATCCTCTCGGTCCGGGGGGAGTGGCCCGGGCTGATTGCTGAGTCACCCAGGGGCACAATGGGATTCGGCTATGATCCAATTTTTTTTGACCCGGAACTGGGTCTGCATGCTGCTGAGATGACCCCGGAACAGAAAAACAGCCGCAGCCACAGAGGAAAGGCCCTTAAGCACCTGGCTGCAGACTGGCCCGGGTTTGCCCAGAAAATCCAAAAGACTGAAAAATAA
- a CDS encoding HesA/MoeB/ThiF family protein has translation MPDHNFIRRLKEKSLSSPEYPFRFISGSDLARLASDHHLSLCSAQSICLNNRINLKRYLRNHSVLSLEEQSLLAGSRVLMVGLGGLGGYVLEILARTGIGSFILADGDLFEESNLNRQILGTTRSLGHSKAEAAHERLGHINPFCESRIIPDFVSEDTLPGLLSQVDLVLDALGGISFRPVLLRQASLARIPLVTGFVAGTTGLTSTVLPQGKSPEAFWQGRDDQGAEITLGNMATIVSLTASIQAQEAIRILTGKKPCLSDKVLLADLETLTFDLLEL, from the coding sequence TTGCCTGACCACAACTTCATCCGCAGATTAAAAGAAAAATCCCTGTCCTCTCCGGAGTATCCCTTCAGATTTATTTCCGGATCAGACCTGGCCCGCCTGGCTTCAGACCACCACCTTTCCCTGTGCAGTGCCCAGTCAATCTGCCTGAACAATCGGATAAACCTGAAAAGATACCTCAGAAATCACAGTGTCCTGAGCCTGGAAGAGCAGTCGCTGCTAGCCGGTTCCAGAGTCCTGATGGTCGGCCTGGGCGGGCTGGGGGGATATGTTCTGGAAATCCTGGCCAGGACCGGGATCGGCAGTTTCATCCTGGCCGATGGAGATCTTTTTGAGGAAAGCAACCTCAACCGGCAGATCCTGGGCACAACCAGGAGTCTGGGCCATTCCAAGGCTGAGGCTGCCCATGAAAGGCTGGGCCACATAAACCCATTTTGCGAATCCAGAATCATTCCCGACTTTGTGTCTGAAGATACTCTGCCTGGACTTTTAAGCCAGGTCGACCTGGTGTTGGACGCCTTAGGCGGCATAAGTTTCAGACCAGTCCTTCTAAGGCAGGCCAGTCTTGCCCGGATACCCCTGGTCACCGGCTTTGTGGCCGGAACCACTGGACTTACCTCCACCGTCCTGCCCCAAGGAAAGTCCCCAGAAGCTTTCTGGCAGGGTCGGGACGACCAGGGGGCAGAAATAACCCTGGGCAACATGGCCACCATTGTCAGCCTGACAGCCTCGATCCAGGCCCAGGAGGCCATCAGAATCCTGACTGGGAAAAAACCCTGTTTATCAGATAAAGTTCTCCTGGCCGATCTTGAGACCTTGACCTTTGATTTGCTTGAATTGTAA
- the glmS gene encoding glutamine--fructose-6-phosphate transaminase (isomerizing): MCGIIAYSGHRPAVPVIIQGLKSLEYRGYDSSGLAFVHLNRIHLFRASGKLEALEARLDSGHVIHATSGIGHTRWATHGLPNEQNAHPHLDVNSDLALVHNGIIENFQELKDMLSGQGCTFRSETDTEVLVCLISFGLSQKGDLRQAVSWALSQVEGSYAFAMISRHHPGTVWAARQASPLIFGLGTGENFIASDIPAFLPFTRDVVFLEDNELVEMTPEKWTVFNARTLEPIEKKTQTISWDVQAARKGGYKHFMLKEIFEQPKVIRDCLAGRIQRHKNSISLPEIKDLPIPSRLHIIACGTSYHAGLWGKYLLEALAGIPVDVEIASEFRYKPLVPEKDKVYLTISQSGETADTLAALRLVREHGFPVLGLCNVVGSSLAREADHVIYTQAGPEISVASTKAMCSQLVLIFLLALYWAEKKRLLTGKDLENAITTLLSLPEALELELPDMRDRAASICKEYSNAQSFFFLGRGLFYPLALEGALKLKEISYIHAEGYAAGELKHGPIALIDPEFPTFAIAPCDGLLGKVKSNLKEIQARKGRIIALTQPGSGLMVDNEWKIPGQEGPASTFFILPALQLFAYETAVYLGKDVDQPRNLAKSVTVE; the protein is encoded by the coding sequence ATGTGCGGAATTATCGCCTATTCCGGCCACAGGCCTGCTGTACCCGTGATCATCCAGGGTCTGAAAAGTCTTGAATACCGTGGATACGATTCTTCCGGACTGGCCTTTGTCCACCTGAACCGGATCCACCTCTTCCGGGCCTCAGGCAAGCTTGAAGCCCTGGAGGCCAGGCTTGACTCCGGTCATGTCATCCATGCCACCTCGGGCATCGGCCATACCCGCTGGGCCACCCACGGCCTGCCCAATGAGCAAAATGCCCATCCCCACCTGGACGTTAACTCAGACCTGGCCCTGGTCCATAATGGAATAATTGAAAACTTCCAGGAACTCAAAGACATGCTCTCAGGCCAGGGCTGCACATTCCGCTCTGAAACCGACACCGAAGTCCTGGTCTGTCTGATTTCTTTTGGCCTGTCCCAGAAAGGAGATCTGCGCCAGGCTGTCTCGTGGGCACTAAGTCAAGTTGAGGGTTCTTACGCCTTTGCCATGATTTCCCGGCACCACCCCGGAACTGTCTGGGCCGCCCGCCAGGCCAGTCCGCTGATCTTCGGCCTGGGAACCGGGGAAAACTTCATAGCTTCAGATATTCCGGCGTTCCTGCCTTTTACCAGGGATGTGGTCTTCCTGGAAGACAATGAACTGGTGGAAATGACTCCGGAAAAATGGACGGTGTTCAATGCCCGCACCCTGGAACCGATTGAGAAAAAGACCCAGACCATTTCCTGGGATGTTCAGGCTGCCAGGAAAGGTGGATACAAACACTTTATGCTCAAGGAAATCTTTGAGCAGCCCAAGGTTATCCGGGACTGCCTGGCCGGAAGAATCCAGCGCCATAAAAACAGCATTTCCCTGCCGGAAATAAAGGATCTCCCAATACCATCCAGGCTGCACATTATTGCCTGCGGCACCTCATACCATGCCGGGCTATGGGGAAAGTACCTGCTGGAAGCTCTGGCCGGGATACCTGTTGATGTGGAAATTGCTTCTGAGTTCAGATATAAACCCCTGGTCCCGGAAAAGGACAAGGTATACCTGACCATAAGCCAGTCCGGAGAAACCGCTGACACTCTGGCTGCTTTGCGCCTGGTCAGGGAGCATGGATTTCCGGTTCTGGGGCTGTGCAATGTGGTGGGCTCCAGTCTGGCCAGGGAGGCTGACCATGTCATCTATACCCAGGCTGGACCGGAGATAAGCGTAGCCTCAACCAAGGCCATGTGCAGCCAGCTGGTGCTGATCTTTCTCCTGGCCCTTTACTGGGCTGAAAAGAAAAGGCTTTTGACCGGAAAAGATCTTGAAAACGCCATTACCACCCTGCTTTCTCTGCCTGAAGCTCTGGAACTGGAGCTCCCGGATATGAGGGACAGAGCTGCATCCATCTGCAAAGAATACTCAAATGCCCAGAGCTTCTTTTTTTTAGGCCGGGGGCTTTTCTATCCCCTTGCCCTGGAAGGGGCTTTAAAGTTAAAGGAGATCTCATACATCCACGCTGAAGGCTACGCTGCAGGCGAGCTCAAGCATGGTCCCATAGCCCTTATTGATCCGGAATTCCCCACTTTTGCCATTGCCCCCTGTGACGGACTTCTGGGTAAGGTCAAGTCCAACCTCAAGGAAATCCAGGCCAGGAAAGGCAGGATCATTGCCTTGACCCAGCCGGGATCAGGATTAATGGTAGATAATGAGTGGAAAATACCCGGCCAGGAAGGACCTGCCAGCACCTTTTTTATTTTACCGGCCCTGCAGCTGTTTGCCTATGAAACAGCCGTATATCTGGGCAAGGATGTTGATCAGCCCAGAAATCTGGCCAAGAGTGTAACTGTAGAGTAA